A window of the Arachis duranensis cultivar V14167 chromosome 5, aradu.V14167.gnm2.J7QH, whole genome shotgun sequence genome harbors these coding sequences:
- the LOC107491592 gene encoding DEAD-box ATP-dependent RNA helicase 39, with protein MAGATARTLFFTVFLSSSSFTRLSRRSNLIPLLTRSKSIINVPPPRFRTLCSVATAPETSDTDHQTKHSVLLEKLRARHLKDSAKSSELKSKDQTKKNSSSSSGESENFDGVVVKKNKLVGSFEELGLSEEVMGSVREMGIEVPTEIQCIGVPAVLQENSVVLGSHTGSGKTLAYLLPLVQLLRRDEQLNGIQLKPRRPRAVVLCPTRELCEQVFRVAKSISHHARFRCTMVSGGGRIRPQEDSLNNPIDMVVGTPGRILQHIEEGNLVYGDIKYLVLDEADTMFDRGFGPDIRKFLAPLKHRASKSDGLGFQTVLVTATMTKAVQKLIDEEFQGIVHLRTSTLHKKISSARHDFIKLSGSENKLEALLQVLVPSRAKGNKVMVFCNTLDSSRAVDHYLVENMIPTVNYHGETVVFHRVENLNKFKNDIDDRPTLVCTDLAARGLDLDVDHVVMFDFPLNSIDYLHRTGRTARMGAKGKVTSLVTKKDLILATRIEEAMRKNESLEAITKEGVRRDIARTQVNGQSGKDRKLVKVSKVKNNPGGRASSGNKGSDLKSRKGSSSERSMKKGIKVSNSVKSSSANGSRKASSGYKQTSKRTSATKSTNSKLSVVGFRGRNSSSNPL; from the exons ATGGCGGGAGCTACAGCAAGAACCCTCTTCTTCACCGTCtttctctcttcctcctccttcacGCGCCTCTCTCGTCGCTCCAATCTCATCCCACTCCTCACGCGCTCTAAGTCCATCATCAATGTTCCGCCGCCACGGTTCAGGACCTTGTGTTCCGTCGCCACCGCACCGGAAACTTCGGACACCGATCACCAGACGAAGCACTCCGTCCTCCTCGAGAAGCTCAGAGCGAGACATCTCAAGGACAGTGCAAAGAGCTCAGAACTCAAGAGTAAGGACCAAACAAAGaagaattcttcttcttcttctggtgAAAGTGAGAATTTTGATGGGGTGGTGGTGAAAAAGAATAAGCTTGTTGGGAGTTTTGAAGAATTGGGTTTGAGTGAAGAGGTTATGGGTTCTGTTAGGGAAATGGGTATTGAAGTTCCCACTGAGATTCAGTGTATTGGTGTTCCTGCTGTCTTGCAAGAGAACAGTGTTGTGTTGGGTTCTCACACTGGCTCTGGCAAAACCCTTGCTTACTTGCTTCCCCTTGTTCAG TTGCTAAGACGGGACGAACAGTTGAATGGAATACAGTTAAAGCCCAGGAGACCTCGTGCTGTTGTGCTATGCCCTACGAGGGAGTTGTGTGAGcag GTTTTTCGAGTTGCGAAATCAATTAGCCATCATGCACGGTTCAGGTGCACAATGGTAAGTGGTGGTGGCCGTATTAGGCCTCAAGAGGATTCACTTAATAACCCCATTGATATGGTAGTTGGTACCCCTGGAAGGATTCTTCAACATATTGAGGAGGGCAACCTGGTGTATGGCGACATCAAATACTTG GTATTGGATGAGGCAGATACAATGTTTGATCGTGGCTTTGGTCCTGATATACGCAAATTTCTGGCCCCATTGAAACATCGTGCGTCAAAGTCTGATGGCCTAGGTTTTCAGACCGTCTTGGTAACTGCAACAATGACAAAG GCTGTGCAAAAGCTAATTGATGAGGAGTTTCAGGGCATTGTACATCTGCGAACATCAACATTGCATAAAAAGATTTCTTCTGCTCGTCACGATTTTATTAAACTTTCAGGTTCTGAGAACAAGCTGGAAGCATTACTTCAG GTACTTGTGCCAAGCCGAGCAAAAGGCAACAAGGTGATGGTTTTTTGCAATACTTTGGACTCTAGCCGTGCGGTGGATCACTACCTTGTTGAAAATATGATTCCTACTGTCAACTACCATGGGGAAACTGTAG ttttccacagGGTTGAAAACCTCAATAAGTTTAAGAATGACATTGATGATCGTCCAACATTAGTTTGCACAGACTTGGCCGCTAGGGGTCTGGACTTGGATGTAGATCATGTTGTTATGTTTGACTTCCCCTTGAACTCT ATCGATTACCTTCATCGGACTGGTAGAACTGCTCGTATGGGTGCAAAAG GGAAAGTAACCAGTTTGGTTACAAAGAAGGACTTGATCTTGGCCACTAGAATAGAGGAGGCAATGAGGAAGAATGAGAGTTTGGAAGCTATCACCAAAGAAGGAGTACGAAGGGATATCGCCAGGACCCAAGTTAATGGGCAGAGTGGGAAGGACAGAAAACTAGTTAAAGTTTCTAAAGTTAAGAACAATCCTGGTGGACGTGCCAGTTCAGGGAATAAAGGATCGGATTTGAAATCCCGAAAAGGATCATCTTCAGAAAGATCTATGAAGAAAGGGATTAAGGTTTCAAATTCTGTAAAATCCTCCAGTgcaaatggctcaagaaaagcTTCTTCAGGGTATAAGCAAACAAGTAAAAGGACCAGTGCCACCAAATCGACAAATTCTAAACTCAGTGTTGTCGGGTTTAGGGGTCGGAACTCATCATCAAACCCCTTGTGA
- the LOC107491457 gene encoding uncharacterized protein LOC107491457 isoform X2 encodes MSSSTVFIAVQCCQCSTMQVKQKKKSSNKWNCAVCNQKQSVRKVFAQGFMAKDLRKFVQSFNMSRKLVDDGEWLQAGTLGSLSEHRDDEIELPINPEKKRRIDWTAYLDQEDDHNLTIKEAEQEQGGGDGFEPVIVTELENVMFKKGKSDENSEESAKLFKEPVFRNSREKLMKDKQQKPLIESNSTRSLSNPRTQNCKPPISKTSSKWSDYILDEDNDNLELGWERAINFKDNFKPCSNSFLQNMTNEERVEDDIHPDFM; translated from the exons ATGTCGTCATCTACGGTCTTCATCGCCGTCCAGTGCTGCCAATGCTCCACCATGCAG gtgaagcagaagaagaagagcagcAACAAGTGGAACTGCGCGGTGTGCAACCAGAAGCAATCGGTTCGGAAGGTGTTCGCTCAGGGTTTCATGGCCAAGGACCTCCGCAAGTTCGTCCAGAGCTTCAATATGTCCCGGAAGCTCGTCGACGACGGAGAATGGCTCCAAGCTGGAACCCTAGGTTCACTGTCGGAACATCGCGATGACGAGATCGAGCTTCCGATCAACCcggaaaagaagagaagaatcgATTGGACTGCATACCTTGACCAAGAGGATGATCATAATCTTACCATCAAAGAAGCAGAACAAGAACAAGGAG GAGGAGATGGTTTTGAGCCAGTGATTGTGACTGAGTTGGAAAATGTTATGTTCAAGAAAGGTAAATCTGATGAGAACTCAGAAGAAAGTGCCAAGCTTTTCAAAGAGCCAGTGTTCCGAAATTCTCGAG AGAAGCTAATGAAAGATAAACAGCAAAAACCATTGATTGAAAGCAATTCAACTAGGAGTTTATCTAATCCAAGGACTCAAAATTGCAAACCACCAATCAGCAAGACAAGCTCCAAATGGAGTGATTACATATTAGATGAAGACAATGATAACTTAGAACTTGGTTGGGAGAGAGCCATCAACTTCAAGGACAACTTTAAGCCATGTAGCAACAGCTTCTTACAAAATATGACTAACGAGGAAAGGGTGGAAGATGATATTCACCCGGATTTTATGTGA
- the LOC107491483 gene encoding DEAD-box ATP-dependent RNA helicase 39 — protein sequence MRRKGRKLLNLCISLSSPLKPEPRASSFHGASRTFSPFSASSSSFSSSSSSSTVTPCVEDEKASAASKTQRESMILEEFRQRKLKGTSSSSSSPDGGAEKKEGESTMVVSNFRELGVAEELAEVLEKIGDGVPSEIQCVVIPAVLEGKSLLLSSPAEPDRTLAYLLPLIQLLRRGEVGLDSKHPRAIVLCATEEKANECFSAAKYIMEIAEAKLANQRSSPDNEHSNVSIGLLVGTPSEIIQYIEEGSVVPAEIRYMVLDDVDFMLGSGLGSNIHKILEPLQDHESKSSYKRFQTVLVISPITEVLGDESPIVKHLERDHAGNISAMSLEMDQGEVFQYTQSLDALRKKVTEAMDTLV from the exons ATGAGAAGAAAAGGGAGAAAGCTTCTTAACCTATGTATCTCTCTAAGCTCCCCATTGAAGCCTGAACCACGTGCATCTTCTTTTCATGGTGCTTCTAGAACTTTCTCACCATTttccgcttcttcttcttccttctcctcctcctcctcctccagcACCGTAACCCCTTGTGTTGAAGATGAAAAGGCTTCGGCAGCGTCCAAGACGCAGAGGGAATCAATGATTTTGGAAGAGTTCAGACAAAGGAAGCTCAAAGGGACTTCATCAAGTTCTTCTTCTCCTGATGGCGGTGCTGAGAAGAAAGAGGGGGAGTCCACTATGGTGGTTTCCAACTTCAGGGAGTTGGGTGTGGCTGAGGAGCttgctgaggttttggaaaAGATTGGTGATGGTGTTCCGAGTGAGATACAATGTGTTGTTATTCCAGCTGTTTTGGAAGGGAAGAGTTTATTGTTGAGTTCACCCGCTGAACCTGACCGAACTTTGGCTTACTTATTGCCCCTTATTCAG CTGCTGCGACGTGGCGAGGTTGGTTTGGATTCAAAGCATCCCAGAGCCATTGTGCTTTGTGCTACGGAGGAGAAAGCTAATGAG TGTTTTAGTGCTGCAAAATATATCATGGAGATTGCGGAAGCGAAGTTGGCAAACCAACGTTCTTCCCCAGATAATGAGCATTCGAATGTCTCAATTGGTCTTCTAGTCGGAACCCCTTCTGAGATTATTCAGTACATTGAAGAGGGAAGTGTTGTCCCTGCTGAAATAAGATATATG GTTTTGGATGATGTAGATTTCATGCTTGGTAGTGGCCTTGGTTCTAACATCCACAAGATTCTCGAACCATTGCAAGATCATGAATCAAAATCCTCTTACAAAAGATTTCAAACCGTCCTAGTTATATCGCCGATCACCGAG GTTTTGGGTGATGAATCCCCCATTGTGAAGCATCTTGAGCGTGATCATGCTGGAAATATTTCTGCAATGTCTTTGGAAATGGATCAAGGAGAAGTGTTCCAATATACACAGTCCCTGGATGCTCTTAGGAAAAAAGTGACAGAAGCCATGGACACCCTTGTGTAA
- the LOC107491457 gene encoding uncharacterized protein LOC107491457 isoform X1: MSSSTVFIAVQCCQCSTMQVHTLSTISLSLSQIAHRLLLISIFQVKQKKKSSNKWNCAVCNQKQSVRKVFAQGFMAKDLRKFVQSFNMSRKLVDDGEWLQAGTLGSLSEHRDDEIELPINPEKKRRIDWTAYLDQEDDHNLTIKEAEQEQGGGDGFEPVIVTELENVMFKKGKSDENSEESAKLFKEPVFRNSREKLMKDKQQKPLIESNSTRSLSNPRTQNCKPPISKTSSKWSDYILDEDNDNLELGWERAINFKDNFKPCSNSFLQNMTNEERVEDDIHPDFM; this comes from the exons ATGTCGTCATCTACGGTCTTCATCGCCGTCCAGTGCTGCCAATGCTCCACCATGCAGGTACATACTCTCTCTAccatttctctttctctttctcagaTCGCTCATCGTCTTTTGTTGATTTCCATTTTTCAGgtgaagcagaagaagaagagcagcAACAAGTGGAACTGCGCGGTGTGCAACCAGAAGCAATCGGTTCGGAAGGTGTTCGCTCAGGGTTTCATGGCCAAGGACCTCCGCAAGTTCGTCCAGAGCTTCAATATGTCCCGGAAGCTCGTCGACGACGGAGAATGGCTCCAAGCTGGAACCCTAGGTTCACTGTCGGAACATCGCGATGACGAGATCGAGCTTCCGATCAACCcggaaaagaagagaagaatcgATTGGACTGCATACCTTGACCAAGAGGATGATCATAATCTTACCATCAAAGAAGCAGAACAAGAACAAGGAG GAGGAGATGGTTTTGAGCCAGTGATTGTGACTGAGTTGGAAAATGTTATGTTCAAGAAAGGTAAATCTGATGAGAACTCAGAAGAAAGTGCCAAGCTTTTCAAAGAGCCAGTGTTCCGAAATTCTCGAG AGAAGCTAATGAAAGATAAACAGCAAAAACCATTGATTGAAAGCAATTCAACTAGGAGTTTATCTAATCCAAGGACTCAAAATTGCAAACCACCAATCAGCAAGACAAGCTCCAAATGGAGTGATTACATATTAGATGAAGACAATGATAACTTAGAACTTGGTTGGGAGAGAGCCATCAACTTCAAGGACAACTTTAAGCCATGTAGCAACAGCTTCTTACAAAATATGACTAACGAGGAAAGGGTGGAAGATGATATTCACCCGGATTTTATGTGA